In the genome of Nitrospiria bacterium, one region contains:
- the gspL gene encoding type II secretion system protein GspL — protein MTQQILGLDFGSSCVKAVSLRKKWTGVEWTGGYQKDLSRIQDPFEWAKEPFVGLKEWIAEHRLATDRVVVSVPVHLISLRTLILPFQDVRKLEKVVPFEVEGLLPYSLEEVVVDYQVTEVGEGKSHVLVAAVPCHLMKNYLDQLARAGINPESVELDGMALMNLAHQVFSERPGAGNRGEGDTAVLDIGASKTVVCILHRGQPRFLRTLMWGGRDVTAVLSESCGISPAEAEDWKRQAGLMDDGVSALHQKGASQAIGRALEPLVSELIRTFHVCQNQEPAANRSNVTELILYGGGSKLKGLESHLGSELGVRTLTPTPKIASVNGSRWDPALALSLGLALKGTQPADGSRMNFRKGEFAFGRAAAASRSRTRYVWVGALLVAAVAAADLYMKYNLQVSKYEALKTQVREEFRAMFPDVTNVVDEVQQAKTAVADMKKKSAMFGLGDWTPLQLMAEVTRRMPPSVKIEVQDFVIEPGRLRLEAETDSFESVDKIKASLGQFEAFKDVTVSDAKVSADQSRVRFRLTMTLVPKGAG, from the coding sequence ATGACACAGCAGATCCTGGGTCTTGATTTCGGGTCTTCTTGCGTCAAGGCGGTCTCTTTACGAAAAAAGTGGACAGGGGTGGAGTGGACCGGCGGTTATCAAAAAGATTTGTCCCGGATTCAGGACCCGTTTGAATGGGCCAAGGAACCGTTTGTCGGATTAAAGGAATGGATCGCCGAACATCGTCTGGCGACGGACCGTGTGGTGGTCTCGGTGCCGGTCCATTTGATCTCTCTGAGAACGCTGATTCTCCCATTTCAGGATGTCCGAAAGCTCGAAAAAGTGGTTCCATTCGAGGTCGAGGGGCTTCTTCCTTATTCCCTGGAGGAGGTCGTGGTGGACTACCAGGTCACCGAGGTCGGGGAGGGCAAGTCGCATGTTTTGGTGGCGGCTGTTCCGTGTCACCTGATGAAAAATTATCTGGACCAACTCGCCCGGGCCGGGATCAATCCGGAATCGGTAGAGTTGGACGGCATGGCCTTGATGAATCTTGCGCATCAGGTCTTTTCGGAGCGGCCCGGCGCCGGAAACCGCGGGGAGGGTGATACGGCTGTGTTGGATATCGGCGCATCGAAAACGGTTGTCTGCATTCTGCACCGGGGACAGCCCCGCTTTCTGCGGACTCTTATGTGGGGAGGCCGGGATGTCACCGCGGTCCTGTCGGAGTCGTGCGGAATTTCTCCGGCCGAGGCGGAGGATTGGAAACGGCAGGCCGGTCTGATGGACGACGGGGTCTCCGCCCTTCACCAGAAAGGCGCATCCCAGGCGATCGGTCGGGCCCTCGAACCGCTGGTTTCGGAACTGATCCGGACCTTCCATGTATGCCAAAATCAGGAACCCGCGGCAAACCGTTCCAATGTAACCGAGCTGATCCTGTACGGCGGGGGAAGCAAACTCAAGGGTCTGGAGTCTCATCTCGGGTCTGAATTGGGGGTGCGTACGTTAACCCCGACGCCCAAGATCGCATCGGTTAACGGGAGCCGTTGGGATCCGGCCTTGGCCCTGAGTCTGGGGCTGGCATTGAAAGGGACCCAGCCGGCGGACGGGTCGCGGATGAACTTTCGCAAGGGGGAATTTGCGTTCGGCCGAGCGGCTGCGGCATCCCGTTCCCGCACGCGCTACGTATGGGTAGGGGCCCTTCTCGTCGCGGCGGTTGCCGCCGCGGATCTTTATATGAAGTACAACCTTCAAGTCAGCAAATATGAAGCGCTGAAGACCCAAGTCCGGGAGGAGTTTCGTGCCATGTTCCCGGACGTGACCAATGTCGTGGATGAGGTTCAGCAGGCGAAGACGGCCGTCGCCGACATGAAGAAGAAATCGGCGATGTTTGGATTGGGCGATTGGACGCCGTTACAATTGATGGCCGAAGTGACTCGACGCATGCCTCCCTCGGTAAAGATCGAGGTCCAGGATTTCGTGATCGAGCCGGGCCGCCTGCGGTTGGAAGCCGAAACGGACAGCTTCGAATCCGTGGATAAAATCAAGGCCTCGCTGGGACAGTTTGAGGCGTTCAAAGACGTGACGGTCAGCGACGCCAAGGTCAGTGCGGATCAGTCCCGGGTGCGCTTCCGCCTGACGATGACCTTGGTGCCAAAAGGGGCGGGATGA
- the pilO gene encoding type 4a pilus biogenesis protein PilO: MNAIFQTAFVQQLLVRLRRDRITPRERIYLIIGGVTLIGLLFYGIYSAAVSYLDRVKGLDRLIRQKEEALATLGQFRREYVQIKTQVGSLDERIKKDQGNFSLLSFLESLAGTTDVRSKIAYMRPQAAVPVDQYREVSVEMKIENVTLDQAVRFLSAIEQAPHVLKIKNLHFRTRFANQQYLDVTFLVSTYEKSG, translated from the coding sequence ATGAACGCTATTTTCCAAACGGCTTTTGTTCAGCAACTTCTGGTTCGGCTTCGGCGCGACCGGATCACACCCCGTGAGCGGATCTACCTCATCATCGGCGGGGTGACGCTGATCGGACTCCTCTTCTACGGAATTTATTCCGCCGCCGTATCCTATCTCGATCGGGTAAAGGGACTCGACCGGCTGATCCGCCAGAAAGAGGAGGCCCTGGCCACGCTGGGACAATTCCGTCGGGAATATGTCCAGATCAAGACCCAGGTCGGTTCTCTGGATGAACGGATTAAAAAGGATCAGGGAAATTTTTCGCTTCTATCGTTTCTGGAGTCGCTGGCCGGGACGACCGACGTGCGGTCCAAAATCGCCTACATGCGGCCTCAGGCGGCTGTGCCGGTGGACCAGTACCGGGAGGTTTCGGTCGAGATGAAGATTGAGAATGTAACGTTGGATCAGGCTGTGCGGTTTCTTTCCGCAATCGAACAAGCCCCGCATGTTTTGAAGATCAAGAACCTGCATTTCCGGACGCGTTTTGCCAATCAGCAATATTTGGATGTGACCTTCCTCGTTAGTACCTATGAGAAGTCCGGCTGA
- the gspK gene encoding type II secretion system minor pseudopilin GspK, with product MAIRLKIISRGVAKSGLDVPFRNEQGIALLLTLVILVLLTAIIVEFDYGAKVNLITAGNFRDEVQAIYLAKSGVAAARAALKDDALHHGAYDALTELWAQPIPAYPVGEGAVSIEITDESGKIDINRLGNKDPTVRNDTQAILIRLLEVLEVDRNMIEPIVQAAQNWVDSNSIQDCPEEFYYEQQTPPYRCKKAFMDTLSELLLVRGVTPEIYKKIQPYVTTVSSPFHPINVNTAELPIIEALDENINADIAACIQDRRPYENSSMSDFFGCGQAVGICNMTSPCRRQIGVLSSYFSVKSHATIHDTEKIITALIKRQGSTTNLLSWQVE from the coding sequence ATGGCGATCCGTTTGAAAATAATAAGTCGAGGAGTCGCGAAATCAGGGCTCGACGTGCCGTTCCGTAACGAGCAAGGGATCGCGCTGCTCCTGACCCTGGTGATTCTGGTGCTGCTCACGGCCATCATCGTGGAATTCGATTATGGCGCCAAAGTGAATTTAATCACGGCCGGAAATTTCCGAGATGAGGTGCAGGCCATTTATCTGGCCAAATCGGGCGTGGCCGCGGCCCGCGCTGCGCTGAAGGATGACGCTCTACACCACGGGGCCTACGACGCCTTGACCGAACTGTGGGCGCAACCCATACCGGCCTATCCGGTGGGCGAGGGAGCCGTCTCGATCGAGATCACGGATGAATCCGGCAAAATCGACATCAACCGTCTGGGAAATAAAGATCCTACGGTGAGGAACGATACCCAAGCCATATTGATCCGACTCCTGGAAGTCCTGGAGGTGGATCGAAATATGATCGAGCCGATCGTCCAGGCGGCCCAGAATTGGGTCGATTCGAACTCCATACAAGACTGCCCCGAAGAATTCTATTATGAGCAGCAGACTCCTCCTTATCGTTGCAAAAAGGCCTTCATGGACACCCTCTCGGAATTACTTCTGGTAAGGGGGGTCACCCCGGAGATCTATAAGAAAATCCAGCCCTATGTCACGACGGTTTCCTCCCCATTTCACCCTATCAATGTCAATACGGCTGAACTTCCGATTATAGAAGCGCTGGATGAGAATATCAATGCGGATATCGCGGCCTGCATCCAGGACCGTCGGCCTTATGAAAATAGTTCCATGTCCGATTTCTTCGGTTGCGGGCAGGCTGTCGGCATATGCAATATGACTTCGCCCTGTCGAAGACAGATCGGGGTTCTAAGCAGCTATTTCTCGGTGAAATCGCATGCAACGATCCATGACACCGAGAAGATCATCACGGCATTGATCAAACGACAAGGCAGTACTACAAACCTTCTATCCTGGCAAGTCGAGTAG
- a CDS encoding ATP-dependent helicase, with translation MIEDHHYVLKRPSTAQTSPRFTIDYEKELNPAQYAAVSALDGPVLVIAGAGSGKTRTLVYRVARLIESGLPLQNLLLLTFTRKAAQEMLSRAGILLGTACDRVAGGTFHAFSNTLLRRHGKAIGLDPAFTILDRSDSEDVVHLLRNARGLGDREKRFPRKNTLADMFSASANKATALEEIVLMDYPHFSEHLEPILKLEKAYADYKQQRSLLDYDDLLLKLRELLENRQDIREQLSDTYRAIMVDEYQDTNKIQARVVRFLCTRHENIMVVGDDAQSIYSFRGAHFKNIMDFPKEFPKARIFKLEENYRSTQPILNLTNEIINQAHEKYPKHLFTHQREGNRPVLVRAENENWQSRFVCQRILELREEGVPLGEIAVLFRSSHHSFDLEIELVKHGLPFVKRGGFKFIETTHIKDVLAHLRVLQNPRDAVSWNRLLLLIEGVGPKKSQAIIATLAASMARGTDWLTALKTQCLQASGGSVLKEVTRLFEDLREALQIPSEQLNRIYTYYIPLLSQRFDDHPKRIKDLEHLYAITERYLNLDGFLSDITLEPPSELVSELEPTGRSPVQDVERLILSTIHSAKGLEWHTVFIIWALDGKFPSMYSIDNQDELEEERRLMYVAATRAKKGLYITYPINIYEKIQGTILSRPSRFLNGIPRNYYDSWSLLE, from the coding sequence GTGATCGAAGATCATCATTATGTATTAAAGCGACCTTCCACGGCCCAGACTTCACCGCGATTTACGATCGATTACGAGAAAGAGCTTAATCCGGCTCAGTATGCGGCCGTGAGCGCTTTGGACGGGCCTGTTCTGGTGATCGCCGGCGCCGGAAGCGGCAAAACCCGCACCCTGGTTTACCGGGTCGCCCGGCTGATCGAGTCGGGACTACCACTCCAAAACCTACTCCTGCTGACCTTTACCCGAAAAGCGGCTCAGGAGATGCTCAGTCGAGCGGGTATTCTGCTTGGAACCGCGTGCGATCGAGTGGCCGGCGGGACCTTTCATGCTTTTTCGAATACCCTCCTTCGACGACATGGAAAGGCCATCGGGTTGGATCCAGCCTTCACCATCTTGGACCGTTCGGACAGCGAGGATGTGGTCCACCTGCTCCGTAATGCTCGGGGGCTCGGAGATCGAGAGAAACGTTTTCCCCGAAAGAATACCCTGGCGGATATGTTCAGCGCTTCGGCGAACAAGGCCACCGCACTGGAAGAGATCGTCCTGATGGATTACCCCCACTTCTCCGAGCATCTTGAGCCGATCCTAAAGTTGGAGAAGGCCTACGCCGATTATAAACAACAGCGATCGCTTCTGGATTACGATGACCTGCTTCTCAAACTGCGGGAACTTCTGGAAAACCGTCAGGATATTCGTGAACAACTTTCAGATACCTATCGAGCGATTATGGTGGATGAATATCAGGACACCAACAAAATTCAGGCGCGTGTGGTCAGATTCCTTTGCACGCGGCATGAGAATATTATGGTGGTCGGCGATGATGCCCAGAGCATTTATTCCTTTCGTGGAGCCCACTTTAAGAACATCATGGATTTTCCAAAAGAGTTTCCCAAGGCACGAATCTTTAAACTGGAAGAAAATTACCGGAGCACGCAGCCGATTCTCAACCTGACAAACGAAATCATCAATCAGGCCCATGAAAAATATCCCAAGCACCTTTTCACCCATCAAAGGGAAGGCAATCGTCCGGTGCTGGTTCGGGCCGAGAACGAAAACTGGCAGTCACGGTTCGTCTGCCAAAGAATATTGGAGCTGCGGGAAGAAGGAGTGCCGCTGGGGGAGATCGCGGTTCTTTTCCGTTCAAGTCACCATTCCTTTGATCTAGAAATCGAGTTGGTCAAGCATGGTCTGCCCTTTGTAAAGCGGGGGGGCTTCAAGTTCATCGAGACGACTCATATAAAAGACGTCCTGGCCCATCTCCGGGTTTTGCAGAACCCCCGAGATGCCGTGAGTTGGAACCGGCTTCTCCTTTTGATCGAAGGGGTGGGGCCCAAAAAGAGCCAGGCCATTATTGCAACCCTAGCGGCGTCCATGGCCAGAGGGACGGATTGGCTGACCGCATTGAAAACGCAATGCCTTCAGGCCTCGGGGGGATCGGTGCTGAAAGAGGTGACCCGCTTGTTCGAAGATCTGAGGGAAGCCCTCCAAATTCCTTCCGAGCAATTGAACCGAATCTACACCTATTACATTCCTCTCCTATCGCAGCGATTTGACGACCACCCCAAACGGATCAAGGATCTCGAACATCTCTATGCGATTACGGAACGTTATCTCAATCTCGATGGCTTCTTAAGCGACATCACACTTGAACCCCCAAGCGAGTTGGTATCCGAGCTCGAACCGACCGGGAGATCGCCCGTACAGGACGTTGAAAGGCTGATTTTATCCACCATCCACTCGGCCAAAGGGCTAGAATGGCATACCGTGTTTATCATTTGGGCTCTTGACGGGAAGTTTCCATCGATGTATTCCATTGATAATCAAGATGAACTAGAAGAGGAACGGCGGCTAATGTATGTGGCCGCCACCCGCGCAAAGAAGGGGCTGTATATTACTTATCCTATCAATATTTATGAAAAGATACAGGGAACGATTTTATCCCGGCCGAGTCGTTTTTTAAATGGAATTCCACGGAACTATTACGACTCGTGGTCGCTGTTAGAATAA
- a CDS encoding metal ABC transporter substrate-binding protein yields the protein MNTRLTRVRGKTTLVIVTMTMSLFGGGLPAPTTAATDSVVSDEPVKVVTTLPVLKDLVQEIGRDRVTVTSLLSGLESAHTYTPKPADMLAIQGARMLVRVGLGLEVWLDALVEKAGNPALLTITTSIGVPVLKNRAITVPSDDPHSMGDPHIWLDPENAKLMVRHITEGLIKIDPAHKNDYFRNQARYIQDLDQTQRRLMVKLKPLPNRKIVTHHASWSYFARRFGFAVRGSIVSEVGTEPSEKHLSDLVRMIKAEKIRIIVSEPQLNPTLPQMLAQQTGAHVVVLTPTPGVLPGTENYRSMIEYNVDQLINAFKE from the coding sequence TTGAATACGCGTTTGACGAGAGTTCGTGGAAAGACGACGCTGGTCATCGTCACAATGACGATGTCGTTATTCGGCGGCGGGTTGCCCGCGCCGACGACAGCGGCGACCGATTCGGTCGTCTCCGACGAACCGGTCAAAGTGGTCACAACGTTGCCCGTCCTCAAGGACCTGGTCCAGGAAATTGGCCGTGATCGGGTGACGGTTACCAGCCTCCTCAGCGGCCTGGAGAGCGCGCATACCTATACCCCCAAACCGGCCGACATGCTAGCGATCCAGGGAGCCCGAATGCTGGTCCGGGTCGGATTGGGACTGGAAGTCTGGCTCGACGCCTTGGTCGAAAAGGCCGGCAATCCCGCACTTTTGACTATCACAACATCTATCGGGGTCCCTGTTCTGAAGAACCGGGCTATCACCGTCCCTTCGGATGACCCGCATTCAATGGGGGATCCGCACATTTGGCTCGATCCCGAAAATGCCAAGCTGATGGTTCGCCATATTACCGAGGGTTTGATAAAGATCGACCCGGCTCATAAAAACGACTACTTCCGGAATCAGGCACGGTATATTCAGGATCTGGATCAAACCCAGCGCCGCTTGATGGTGAAGCTCAAACCGCTCCCAAATAGAAAGATCGTCACCCATCACGCCTCCTGGTCCTATTTTGCGCGGCGTTTCGGGTTTGCAGTCCGAGGGAGCATCGTTTCAGAAGTCGGGACCGAGCCTTCTGAAAAACACCTTTCCGATCTCGTTCGGATGATCAAGGCCGAAAAGATCCGAATCATCGTTTCCGAACCTCAATTGAATCCAACGCTGCCCCAGATGCTGGCCCAGCAAACCGGAGCCCACGTGGTAGTTCTGACCCCGACTCCCGGAGTCTTGCCGGGTACGGAAAACTACCGATCGATGATCGAATACAACGTAGATCAACTGATCAACGCCTTCAAGGAATAA
- a CDS encoding histidine triad nucleotide-binding protein yields the protein MTQCLFCRIIKKEIPGRLVYEDDAIVAFEDINPQAPVHILVVPRKHIDSLMNLTKADKELMGSLFLVANGLAKTHNLNPSGFRIVINTGSGGGQTVYHLHVHLLGGRQMTWPPG from the coding sequence ATGACCCAATGCCTGTTCTGCCGTATCATTAAAAAAGAAATCCCGGGCCGACTCGTTTATGAAGACGACGCCATCGTGGCCTTTGAAGACATCAACCCCCAGGCACCGGTACATATTCTTGTCGTACCCCGGAAGCATATCGATTCTCTGATGAACCTGACGAAGGCAGACAAGGAACTGATGGGTTCGTTGTTCCTGGTTGCGAACGGGCTGGCGAAAACACACAACCTCAACCCGTCCGGTTTTCGAATCGTGATCAACACCGGATCGGGAGGAGGGCAAACCGTCTACCATCTCCATGTTCATCTGTTGGGGGGCCGACAGATGACCTGGCCGCCGGGTTAA
- the hisIE gene encoding bifunctional phosphoribosyl-AMP cyclohydrolase/phosphoribosyl-ATP diphosphatase HisIE, translating into MTSSKRLPPGLKFDEKGLIPAIVQDHRDDSILMMAFMNRKSLDKTMRTGQVHFWSRSRKTLWHKGATSGSYLNVKEIRIDCDGDSLLIRVEPEGPACHTGQPSCFFRAVEKGRIRRLKPMSARALILDRIYDVILDRKRSPKGKSYVSWLLTSGRDKILKKIGEESGELIIGSKNNRPSEIIWEVADLWFHTLVLLGHHNISPSDIYEELQKRFGKMSRFVRQRRT; encoded by the coding sequence ATGACTTCTTCAAAGCGGCTGCCGCCCGGATTGAAATTCGATGAAAAAGGCTTGATCCCCGCGATTGTCCAGGATCATCGGGACGACTCGATCTTGATGATGGCCTTCATGAACCGGAAGTCCCTGGACAAGACAATGCGGACCGGGCAGGTCCATTTCTGGAGCCGCTCCCGGAAAACCCTCTGGCACAAGGGGGCCACCTCCGGGAGCTATCTGAACGTCAAGGAAATCCGGATCGATTGCGACGGAGACAGCCTGCTTATCCGCGTCGAACCGGAAGGGCCGGCCTGCCACACCGGCCAGCCGTCGTGCTTTTTCCGTGCCGTCGAGAAAGGCCGTATCCGCCGGCTTAAACCGATGTCAGCCAGGGCCTTGATTCTTGACCGCATTTATGATGTTATTTTGGACCGGAAGCGATCACCCAAAGGAAAATCCTATGTTTCCTGGTTATTGACCTCGGGCCGAGACAAAATTTTAAAAAAGATCGGGGAAGAGTCAGGGGAACTGATCATCGGCTCAAAAAATAATCGCCCATCGGAAATCATATGGGAGGTCGCCGATTTGTGGTTTCATACCCTGGTCTTGCTTGGCCACCACAATATTTCCCCCAGCGACATCTATGAAGAATTGCAGAAGCGTTTTGGAAAAATGAGCCGATTCGTTAGACAGAGGAGGACCTGA
- the hisF gene encoding imidazole glycerol phosphate synthase subunit HisF: protein MLAKRIIPCLDVKDGRVVKGIGFVNLRDAGDPVEIARFYDTEGADELCYLDITASHEKRKILLEVVERTAAEVFMPLTVGGGVRTLQDIRDLLLAGADKVSINTAAVEDPAFVKAAVERFGSQCIVVAIDAKRSQNTWMVYTHGGRKTTGLEAVGWAVRMTEAGAGEILLTSMDQDGTRKGYDIELTRAVSDAVSIPIIASGGAGSLEHLYDVLAEGRADAVLAASIFHYRQYTILDAKTFLDSKGIRVRFPARSR, encoded by the coding sequence ATGCTGGCCAAACGGATCATTCCCTGCCTGGACGTCAAGGATGGACGGGTTGTAAAAGGAATCGGATTCGTCAACCTCCGTGATGCGGGCGACCCGGTTGAGATTGCCCGGTTCTACGATACAGAAGGCGCCGATGAGCTTTGTTATCTGGACATCACCGCTTCCCACGAGAAGCGGAAGATTCTGCTGGAGGTCGTGGAACGAACGGCCGCCGAGGTGTTTATGCCGCTGACGGTCGGAGGGGGAGTCCGGACCCTGCAAGACATCCGCGATCTCTTGCTCGCGGGGGCGGACAAGGTTTCGATCAACACCGCCGCCGTGGAGGACCCCGCCTTTGTAAAGGCGGCCGTGGAACGATTCGGCAGCCAATGCATCGTGGTCGCGATCGACGCCAAACGGTCCCAGAATACCTGGATGGTTTACACCCATGGCGGGCGAAAGACGACCGGGCTGGAGGCCGTGGGGTGGGCTGTCCGGATGACCGAGGCCGGTGCGGGCGAAATTCTACTGACAAGCATGGATCAGGATGGTACTCGGAAAGGCTACGACATCGAACTCACGCGGGCCGTGTCGGACGCCGTCTCAATCCCGATTATCGCATCGGGCGGAGCGGGCAGCCTCGAGCACCTCTACGACGTATTGGCCGAGGGACGTGCCGACGCCGTCCTGGCCGCTTCGATCTTTCATTATAGACAGTACACCATTCTCGATGCCAAAACGTTTCTCGATTCCAAAGGCATCCGGGTTCGATTCCCGGCGAGGTCCCGATGA
- the hisA gene encoding 1-(5-phosphoribosyl)-5-[(5-phosphoribosylamino)methylideneamino]imidazole-4-carboxamide isomerase — MLIIPAIDIKDGKCIRLRQGRLGTESIYSDDPLAVAQRWESEGAELIHVVDLDGAFKGRPINHELIVKMIQTVDIPIQVAGGIRTLADIEYYRQKEASRLVLGTKAMQSLQFLKSACDLFPIGISVGLDARDGKIVVQGWTQPTGESVIDFAKKLTGLRIVSIIFTDVQRDGMLKGPNLEAVQELARSGEIPVIASGGVASLEDIDALLTLESSGVAGVIIGKALYTGAFKLSEAISRAQGAH, encoded by the coding sequence ATGTTGATTATCCCCGCGATCGATATCAAAGATGGAAAATGTATACGCCTCAGACAAGGGCGTCTTGGGACGGAGTCGATCTATTCGGATGATCCGCTTGCGGTGGCACAACGTTGGGAATCGGAAGGCGCGGAATTGATTCATGTCGTGGATCTGGACGGGGCGTTCAAGGGAAGGCCAATAAATCACGAACTCATTGTGAAGATGATTCAAACCGTTGATATTCCCATCCAGGTCGCGGGAGGCATAAGGACATTGGCCGACATTGAATATTACAGGCAAAAAGAAGCGTCAAGGCTTGTCCTGGGAACTAAGGCAATGCAATCTCTACAGTTTTTGAAATCAGCATGCGACCTATTTCCGATTGGAATATCGGTCGGACTGGACGCACGGGATGGGAAGATCGTGGTGCAGGGATGGACACAACCCACCGGAGAGTCGGTAATCGATTTTGCAAAAAAGTTGACGGGACTTAGAATCGTTTCGATCATTTTTACGGACGTTCAACGGGATGGCATGCTAAAGGGACCGAATCTTGAAGCGGTTCAGGAACTCGCGCGCTCAGGAGAAATACCGGTCATCGCTTCCGGTGGGGTCGCATCCCTGGAGGATATCGACGCGCTACTCACGTTGGAGTCCTCCGGCGTAGCGGGCGTCATCATCGGGAAAGCTTTATATACCGGCGCATTCAAATTGAGCGAGGCGATTTCAAGGGCCCAGGGGGCGCACTGA
- the hisH gene encoding imidazole glycerol phosphate synthase subunit HisH → MIAIIDYGMGNLRSVSKAFERLGFAVNVTRNPRQIDDASHVVLPGVGAFPDCMRNLEELGLIDPVLRTLSSGKPFLGVCLGLQLLFTESEEFGLHKGLGWIRGRVVRFPDAGLKVPHMGWNTLEIRQATPLLQGLPMDAMFYFVHSYYGVPDDSAVIASTTEYGQPFASSIAVGNVFACQFHPEKSQAVGLKLLRNFAQCR, encoded by the coding sequence ATGATCGCCATTATTGACTACGGCATGGGCAATCTCCGAAGCGTCTCGAAGGCCTTCGAACGGCTGGGCTTTGCGGTCAACGTCACGCGCAACCCCCGCCAGATTGACGATGCAAGCCACGTTGTCCTTCCCGGCGTAGGCGCCTTTCCCGACTGCATGCGAAATCTGGAGGAACTGGGCCTGATCGATCCCGTCCTTCGAACCCTGTCGAGCGGAAAACCGTTTCTCGGGGTCTGCTTGGGATTGCAACTCCTGTTCACGGAGAGCGAGGAGTTCGGCCTTCACAAAGGCCTGGGCTGGATCCGGGGCCGCGTCGTCCGCTTTCCAGACGCGGGGCTGAAAGTCCCGCATATGGGATGGAACACACTGGAGATTCGCCAAGCCACGCCGTTACTTCAAGGCCTCCCGATGGACGCGATGTTTTATTTCGTCCATTCCTATTATGGAGTGCCCGATGATTCGGCCGTGATCGCCTCGACGACCGAATACGGACAGCCCTTTGCTTCCAGCATCGCCGTCGGCAACGTCTTCGCCTGTCAGTTTCACCCGGAAAAGAGTCAGGCGGTCGGTTTGAAGCTCCTTCGGAATTTTGCGCAATGTCGATGA
- the hisB gene encoding imidazoleglycerol-phosphate dehydratase HisB, with product MKTRRAEVQRKTTETQVKVRLDLDGTGRSRVQTTMPFLDHMLTLMAKHGRMDLAVMARGDTEVDFHHTVEDIGIVLGEAVSKALRDKKGIKRYGSFSVPMDEAIARVDLDLSGRPYLIYQVPLPRKNKIRDFDVELIEEFFKAFVVHSGTTLHINVPYGKNPHHVLEAIFKAFGRALDLAVQMDARTRGVPSTKGKL from the coding sequence ATGAAGACGCGTCGGGCGGAAGTTCAAAGGAAGACCACCGAAACCCAAGTAAAAGTCCGGCTGGATCTGGACGGCACCGGAAGGAGCCGTGTCCAAACCACGATGCCGTTTTTGGATCACATGCTCACCCTGATGGCCAAACACGGCCGGATGGATCTCGCGGTCATGGCGCGGGGCGACACGGAGGTTGATTTTCATCATACGGTGGAGGATATCGGAATCGTTTTGGGAGAGGCCGTTTCCAAGGCGCTTCGTGACAAGAAGGGGATCAAACGGTACGGTTCCTTTTCCGTACCGATGGATGAAGCGATCGCCCGGGTGGATCTGGACCTTTCCGGACGACCGTATCTGATCTACCAGGTTCCGCTACCAAGGAAAAACAAGATCCGGGACTTCGATGTGGAGCTCATTGAGGAGTTTTTCAAGGCGTTCGTCGTTCACAGCGGGACTACGCTCCATATCAATGTCCCCTACGGAAAGAATCCCCACCATGTGCTCGAGGCCATCTTCAAGGCCTTCGGACGGGCCCTGGATCTGGCGGTGCAGATGGATGCGCGAACGCGCGGCGTTCCGTCCACGAAGGGTAAATTGTAA